Genomic DNA from Thermosipho ferrireducens:
CATAAAAGTAACCCTCCTTAAACTATCCATTCTATATATTCTGGTATTTCCTGTACATTTGTCCACCCAACAATTTTTGCTGGTATTCCAGCAACTTTAACATTGGAAGGTACACTGCTTAATACCACTGAATTTGCACCTATTTGAACATTATCGCCTATTTTAATTGGTCCAAGAACAGACGCTCCACAGCCTATTAAAACATTCCTCCCAATATCTGGATGTCTTTTACCCTTTTGAATATTTCTCGAGCCAAGTGTGACACCATGATAGATTAATGTTCCTTTTCCTATGGTAACAGTAGAACCAATAACAGTTCCTATTCCATGATCAATAACCACACCAGGTTCTATAATAGCCCCAGGGTGTATATCAACAGAATAAAATATCCGGGATAAATAATAAAAGAAATAGGAAATAAATTTTAAGTCATGCCTGTAAAATAGGTGGGAAATTCTGTACAATTGAAGAGCCTGAAAACCTCCGTGAAAGAAAAGCTGCCATTTTGATTCAAGAGAAGGGTCTTTTTTTAAATACTCCTTTATATCTTCTTCTCTTATCTTTTTTAAATTTCTCAATTCTCTCAGGAAACTTCGCACCCCATAAAAATCACCTCTTTATGTGATTAGGTTATCCTAACTAAATATAACACGCTTTACTTGCTTTGGCAACAAAAAATAAAGTAAATTTATTGTAACACATAAAAAACATCTCTACTTAGAATAAAATTTAAATAAAAAAGAAGCCGAAAAAATTCGGCTTCTTAAACTTAAAACAAAACAATGGGCCTGATTTATGTGAACCAAGAAAATTTTTATATTTTTGTCCAGAGTTTTACTCTCACACATCAACAAAAAAGGCGAGGGAAAAGTCCCCGCCGAAAAGATTAATGACAGCAACCACCGCCGCTATGTTTCTTGTGTTTCTCGTGCTTGGAATGTTCTCCATGATGTCCTGAGTGTCCATGACCTTCCA
This window encodes:
- the epsC gene encoding serine O-acetyltransferase EpsC, which codes for MRSFLRELRNLKKIREEDIKEYLKKDPSLESKWQLFFHGGFQALQLYRISHLFYRHDLKFISYFFYYLSRIFYSVDIHPGAIIEPGVVIDHGIGTVIGSTVTIGKGTLIYHGVTLGSRNIQKGKRHPDIGRNVLIGCGASVLGPIKIGDNVQIGANSVVLSSVPSNVKVAGIPAKIVGWTNVQEIPEYIEWIV